Proteins from a genomic interval of Coleofasciculus sp. FACHB-T130:
- a CDS encoding N-acetylmuramoyl-L-alanine amidase, whose translation MGRIFISAGHGAGEPGGQAGGTTEAQEMILLRDQIVPELRSRGFEVLSVPDDQNSTQSISWINARSRSGDVALEIHADAYSNPATRGATVFYISSNEERKQNAELLLLALLRRVPQLPSRGVKPDTATGVGRLSFCRDTFIPSLLMEVGYLTNPDDRFLIQNRRRDIALGIADGLASWSRGGTPTPDPGTSPTYPSINININNQVYGEKGVLINSNAYIPIDLVDRLAIDLTNNTSVRRVSYRGVVYVKAIELRPFNISVGWDSATRTLSLRSILPICPGQLDRIMGYGNTSEVQMIMFLKANNENALAQFPDLPKLYREEATIEGVNYDIAFCQMCVETGFLRFGGDIKPSQNNFAALGSIGGASESATFPSARIGVRAHIQHLKAYASLEPLVQELVDPRFRFVTRGVAPLISQLSGRWAADPQYGTKIEATLRRLYESAGFL comes from the coding sequence ATGGGACGAATTTTTATTTCAGCCGGTCATGGTGCTGGAGAGCCAGGAGGGCAAGCAGGTGGCACCACAGAGGCTCAAGAGATGATTCTGCTGCGCGACCAGATTGTACCCGAACTGCGATCGCGGGGTTTTGAAGTTCTTTCTGTCCCAGACGATCAGAACTCAACGCAGTCGATTTCCTGGATCAACGCCCGCTCTCGGAGCGGCGACGTGGCGCTAGAAATCCATGCCGATGCCTATTCTAACCCGGCGACTCGTGGCGCTACGGTCTTCTACATTTCCAGCAACGAGGAACGCAAGCAGAATGCCGAACTGCTACTTTTGGCGCTGTTGCGCCGCGTTCCCCAACTGCCCAGCCGGGGAGTCAAGCCAGACACTGCCACTGGCGTTGGACGTTTGAGCTTCTGCCGCGACACTTTTATTCCCTCCCTGCTGATGGAAGTTGGCTATCTCACTAACCCAGATGACCGATTCTTAATTCAGAATCGCCGCCGCGACATCGCGCTAGGAATTGCAGACGGATTGGCATCTTGGAGCCGAGGCGGTACTCCCACCCCCGATCCTGGCACTTCCCCCACCTATCCTTCCATCAATATCAACATTAATAACCAGGTCTATGGGGAGAAGGGTGTTCTCATCAATAGCAACGCCTACATCCCTATTGACCTAGTGGACAGGCTCGCAATTGACTTGACAAATAACACCTCAGTCCGCCGCGTGTCCTACCGAGGTGTCGTCTATGTCAAAGCCATTGAACTTCGACCTTTTAATATCTCGGTTGGTTGGGATAGCGCCACCCGCACCCTGTCTTTGCGCTCCATTTTACCCATCTGTCCCGGTCAACTAGATCGGATTATGGGATATGGAAATACCTCTGAGGTACAGATGATTATGTTCCTCAAAGCCAATAACGAGAACGCCCTCGCCCAGTTTCCCGACTTACCCAAACTTTACCGGGAAGAAGCCACAATTGAGGGCGTCAACTATGACATTGCCTTCTGTCAAATGTGTGTAGAAACCGGCTTTTTGCGCTTTGGGGGTGACATTAAGCCCAGCCAAAATAATTTTGCCGCTTTGGGATCGATCGGCGGAGCTTCTGAGAGTGCGACCTTCCCCAGCGCCAGAATAGGCGTCCGCGCCCATATCCAACACTTGAAAGCTTACGCGAGTTTAGAGCCTTTGGTGCAGGAACTGGTCGATCCGCGCTTTCGCTTTGTGACGCGGGGCGTCGCGCCGCTGATTTCTCAGTTGAGCGGACGGTGGGCAGCAGATCCGCAGTACGGGACTAAGATTGAGGCAACTCTCAGAAGGCTGTATGAGTCAGCGGGATTCTTGTAA